In Bacillus sp. SM2101, a single genomic region encodes these proteins:
- a CDS encoding PQQ-binding-like beta-propeller repeat protein has product MENKGNNQSVHFRNDIQLSGVFQENEIKSLKGVKWKFQTDGKIYSSPIVFNDTVYIGSEDKHFYAIDKKNGEVKWCFPSGGAIRSAASIANELAYFTCTDGFLYAVQIDSGELLWRFETNGEAMVDPWDYFLSSPIVSEGIVYFGSGDHHIYAVHALTGEEIWRYKTGGVVHATPAIYNQTLFIGSYDGYFYALHIQTGKEKWVFRTVGDKWFPNGDIQGSASVSNGTVYFGSRDFNMYAIDAETGRGEWNYKVPGTWVITTPTVKDGLVFFASSDHSKMFAMDAKSGREKWNLPLHINTFGSSIIAHNTLYFGNMNGKFYALNLHTGEQQWVYQTESSKEGFAKWLDDEGKLGEELNEQLRNAEDIDEYSKVYDTIMSLGSIISTPFIENGSIYFGSTDGCIYALE; this is encoded by the coding sequence ATGGAGAATAAAGGAAATAATCAGTCAGTTCATTTTCGTAATGATATACAGCTATCAGGAGTCTTTCAGGAAAATGAAATAAAATCATTGAAGGGAGTTAAGTGGAAGTTTCAAACTGATGGAAAAATATATTCTTCTCCAATAGTTTTTAATGACACTGTATATATTGGAAGTGAAGATAAGCATTTCTATGCAATTGATAAGAAAAATGGGGAAGTAAAGTGGTGTTTTCCAAGCGGTGGAGCGATACGTTCTGCAGCTAGTATTGCCAATGAGCTTGCATACTTTACTTGCACTGACGGCTTTCTTTATGCTGTCCAAATTGATTCAGGTGAGCTATTATGGCGTTTTGAAACAAACGGGGAAGCTATGGTCGACCCCTGGGATTACTTTCTTTCATCACCTATTGTAAGTGAAGGAATCGTCTACTTTGGCAGCGGTGATCATCATATATATGCTGTTCATGCTCTAACAGGAGAAGAAATTTGGAGGTATAAGACTGGTGGTGTAGTACATGCAACACCAGCAATATACAATCAAACATTGTTCATAGGTAGCTACGATGGTTATTTTTACGCACTACATATTCAAACTGGGAAAGAAAAATGGGTGTTTAGGACAGTAGGAGACAAATGGTTTCCGAATGGCGACATTCAAGGTTCGGCATCTGTTTCTAATGGGACAGTCTATTTTGGTAGTCGTGATTTCAACATGTACGCGATAGACGCTGAAACAGGCAGAGGTGAATGGAATTATAAAGTACCAGGAACTTGGGTTATTACAACACCAACTGTGAAAGATGGGCTTGTCTTTTTTGCTTCATCAGACCATTCTAAAATGTTTGCTATGGATGCTAAAAGCGGGCGAGAAAAGTGGAATTTACCCCTCCATATTAATACGTTCGGATCAAGTATAATAGCACATAATACTTTATATTTTGGAAATATGAACGGGAAGTTTTATGCTCTTAACTTACACACAGGAGAACAACAATGGGTATACCAAACCGAATCAAGTAAGGAAGGCTTCGCAAAATGGTTAGATGATGAAGGTAAGTTAGGTGAAGAACTTAATGAACAACTACGAAATGCAGAGGATATTGACGAATATAGTAAAGTTTATGATACGATTATGTCATTAGGGTCAATCATTTCAACCCCTTTCATTGAAAATGGATCAATCTATTTTGGTAGTACTGATGGCTGCATTTATGCACTTGAATAA
- a CDS encoding alpha/beta hydrolase, giving the protein MIEQLFTLKNRVNINVRYSIPGGETILFLHFSSGNSHMWDSLIPHFTNHYNLIVPDIRGHGKSDSPKEGYHIDDMAEDMYLLLKELGVKRCHIVGSSLGAEIALSFASSYPDMVKSIICEGALYNEFGPYGLINDSEEIITETIDKRRIDLMNFTRPAFNTKDDFVNAMKDDFKKQGIWNEHFLNFVKHNMSKTEDGYFTNCFPLLARQEYIQHYWDVKFEEYYKKVKCPILMLPSDDEWHNLTAREIMIKFSTLVEKSEIKHIEGSKHAYMWMQFPKLMSTVVHDYLKRKVLSID; this is encoded by the coding sequence TTGATTGAACAATTATTCACGCTAAAGAATAGGGTCAATATCAATGTCAGATATTCAATTCCTGGAGGAGAAACGATTCTTTTTTTACATTTTAGCTCTGGGAATTCCCATATGTGGGATAGCCTTATCCCACATTTTACAAATCATTATAATTTAATTGTTCCAGATATAAGAGGTCATGGGAAGTCAGATAGTCCGAAAGAGGGTTACCATATTGATGATATGGCAGAAGATATGTATTTGTTATTAAAAGAATTAGGGGTTAAGAGGTGTCATATTGTAGGCAGCTCATTAGGTGCAGAAATTGCTTTAAGCTTTGCTTCATCATATCCGGACATGGTCAAATCAATTATATGTGAAGGGGCTTTATACAATGAATTTGGACCTTATGGCTTAATAAATGATAGTGAAGAAATAATAACAGAAACAATTGACAAAAGACGTATAGATTTAATGAATTTTACAAGACCAGCTTTCAACACAAAGGATGATTTCGTTAATGCAATGAAAGATGACTTTAAAAAACAAGGTATATGGAACGAACATTTCTTAAATTTTGTTAAACATAATATGTCAAAAACTGAAGACGGGTACTTTACTAACTGTTTTCCACTGCTTGCAAGACAGGAATATATTCAACATTATTGGGATGTTAAGTTTGAAGAATATTATAAGAAAGTTAAATGCCCTATTCTCATGTTACCGAGTGATGATGAGTGGCACAACTTAACGGCTAGAGAAATAATGATAAAATTTTCTACATTAGTAGAAAAAAGTGAAATTAAGCATATTGAAGGGTCTAAGCACGCCTATATGTGGATGCAGTTCCCAAAGTTAATGAGCACTGTCGTTCATGATTATTTAAAAAGAAAAGTGCTATCAATAGATTAA
- a CDS encoding PLP-dependent aminotransferase family protein, which produces MIELTPILNTKSEKPIYIQLTNYIKKEIIAGSIRPKEKLPSKRKLSQHLGISLNTIQASYDQLCAEGYVRSIQRKGYFVTDLDNSIFLFHNHPHPLQTNNRKVESTNIKVDYNVGRVDLEKFPYTLWRKLTIQSLYEDQGELLNFGHPQGEISLRELIVKHLFASRGVRCSADQVVIGAGTQQLISQLCTIIGINHVFAFENPGFNGTMAVIKNQVNKTAAIPVDEDGINMQLLRQSGASVVYVTPSHQFPLGMVMPISRRIDLLKWAHENKAYIIEDDYDGEFRYKGKPIPSLQGLDNYDNVIYLGSFSKSLIPSIRISYMILPPHLIERYKEYFSIYKQAASRLHQDTLFRFMKEGYWDSHLNKMRTLYRKKQNTLITSITNDFGNQVNIIGEKSGLHIILEVSNEMVEEELVTSALEVGVKVYPLSTYYDESTKYEESKVILGYGGLSEAEIIEGIKLLKGAWKL; this is translated from the coding sequence TTGATTGAATTAACACCCATATTAAATACTAAGAGTGAAAAACCTATTTATATTCAATTGACTAATTATATTAAAAAAGAAATCATAGCCGGAAGTATTCGACCAAAAGAAAAACTCCCGTCTAAACGAAAGTTATCACAACATCTAGGTATTAGCCTTAACACCATTCAGGCCTCATACGATCAGTTATGTGCTGAGGGCTATGTAAGAAGCATACAAAGAAAAGGATACTTTGTAACGGATTTAGATAACAGCATATTTTTATTTCATAATCATCCTCACCCACTACAAACCAATAATAGGAAAGTAGAAAGTACAAACATTAAAGTCGATTACAACGTCGGAAGAGTAGATTTAGAAAAGTTCCCGTATACATTATGGAGAAAATTAACTATCCAGTCATTATATGAAGACCAAGGAGAACTTTTAAATTTTGGGCACCCACAAGGAGAAATATCACTTCGAGAGCTTATCGTAAAACATCTTTTTGCATCCAGAGGCGTTAGATGTTCCGCAGACCAAGTAGTGATTGGAGCTGGCACACAGCAATTAATAAGTCAATTATGCACAATAATAGGAATAAACCATGTATTTGCATTCGAAAATCCTGGATTTAATGGAACAATGGCTGTTATAAAAAATCAAGTAAATAAGACAGCTGCAATTCCTGTTGATGAAGACGGAATTAATATGCAATTGCTAAGACAAAGCGGAGCGAGTGTTGTTTACGTTACTCCATCCCATCAGTTTCCGCTTGGAATGGTTATGCCTATTTCACGCAGGATTGATTTATTAAAATGGGCTCATGAAAACAAGGCCTATATCATTGAGGATGACTATGATGGTGAATTTCGATACAAAGGAAAACCAATTCCATCATTACAAGGACTCGATAACTATGACAATGTAATATATTTAGGAAGTTTTTCAAAATCGTTAATTCCATCTATTCGTATAAGCTATATGATATTACCTCCACATCTAATAGAACGGTATAAAGAGTATTTCTCTATTTATAAACAAGCAGCTTCAAGGTTACATCAAGATACATTATTTCGATTTATGAAAGAAGGGTATTGGGACAGTCACTTAAATAAAATGAGAACATTATACCGGAAGAAACAAAATACGTTAATAACATCTATTACTAATGATTTTGGGAATCAAGTAAATATCATTGGCGAAAAATCAGGGCTACATATTATTCTAGAAGTTAGTAACGAAATGGTAGAGGAAGAGCTTGTTACTTCAGCTCTAGAGGTTGGTGTAAAAGTATATCCTTTATCAACATATTACGACGAATCTACAAAGTATGAAGAGTCTAAAGTAATACTAGGTTATGGAGGCTTATCTGAAGCTGAGATTATAGAAGGTATCAAATTGTTAAAAGGTGCGTGGAAACTTTAA
- a CDS encoding alpha/beta hydrolase — MKHIYKQGSRPDLPTLLLLHGTGGDENDLLPLAEIIEPRASILSVRGNVDENGMARFFARLREGVFDEKDLVFRTSELNKFIDDSANEYDFKRNNVIAVGYSNGANIAASLMYHHKNALRGGILFHAMVPRRGITLPHLNNLPVFISGGKHDQLISTKETKELVRNLEESHGQVTAYWTEGGHELRTEELNAAKIWFEENFI; from the coding sequence TTGAAACATATATATAAACAGGGAAGTCGACCAGATTTACCAACATTACTTCTCCTTCATGGGACTGGTGGAGATGAAAATGATTTATTACCTCTTGCAGAAATCATTGAACCAAGAGCATCTATATTGAGTGTAAGAGGGAATGTAGATGAAAACGGAATGGCACGTTTTTTCGCGAGACTCCGAGAAGGAGTATTTGATGAGAAGGATCTAGTGTTTCGCACAAGTGAGCTTAATAAATTTATCGATGACAGCGCTAATGAATATGATTTTAAACGAAATAATGTAATTGCGGTTGGTTATTCAAATGGTGCAAACATTGCTGCGAGCCTTATGTACCATCATAAAAATGCGTTAAGAGGCGGTATATTATTTCATGCGATGGTTCCACGACGCGGGATAACACTTCCTCATTTGAATAATCTACCAGTGTTCATCAGTGGTGGTAAACATGACCAATTAATTTCTACTAAGGAGACAAAAGAGCTTGTTAGAAATCTTGAAGAATCACATGGACAAGTTACAGCGTATTGGACAGAAGGAGGGCATGAACTTCGAACGGAAGAGCTTAATGCCGCAAAAATTTGGTTTGAGGAAAATTTTATTTAA
- a CDS encoding NUDIX hydrolase, with product MTKYYITGGAVVVDNERNILLKKDPTRGWELPGGHVENEESISSCVIREVKEETGIDIEILKFCGISQDIKSNMCHTF from the coding sequence ATGACCAAGTATTATATTACAGGTGGAGCAGTTGTCGTAGATAACGAAAGGAATATACTTCTGAAAAAAGATCCTACTAGAGGATGGGAACTGCCTGGTGGACATGTAGAAAATGAAGAATCAATTTCTAGCTGTGTAATAAGAGAAGTTAAAGAAGAAACGGGAATTGATATAGAGATATTGAAGTTTTGTGGTATTTCACAAGATATAAAGAGCAATATGTGTCATACTTTTTAG
- a CDS encoding ArsI/CadI family heavy metal resistance metalloenzyme yields the protein MKIHVGLNVTNLDASIDFYAKLFGTNPAKVKPNYAKFLLEEPGLNFTLRPVDSVVGNHINHFGFQVSRPEELIKHKERLETQGFFSRDEKDTTCCYARQDKFWITDPDGHEWEFFFTKEDTEEDTINNNCCA from the coding sequence ATGAAAATTCATGTTGGTTTAAATGTAACAAATTTAGACGCTTCGATTGATTTTTATGCGAAGTTATTCGGAACAAACCCAGCAAAGGTCAAACCTAACTATGCGAAATTCTTGCTAGAAGAGCCAGGATTAAATTTCACATTAAGGCCTGTAGATAGTGTAGTAGGAAATCACATTAATCATTTCGGCTTTCAAGTGTCTAGACCAGAAGAGTTAATAAAGCATAAAGAAAGATTGGAAACTCAAGGGTTCTTCTCTAGAGATGAGAAAGATACAACATGTTGTTACGCTAGGCAAGATAAATTTTGGATCACTGACCCAGATGGCCATGAATGGGAATTCTTTTTCACCAAAGAAGACACTGAGGAAGACACTATTAATAATAATTGCTGTGCTTAA
- a CDS encoding ring-cleaving dioxygenase gives MSLRPLKGNHHVSAITANIKENYNFYTKTLGLRLVKKTINQDDTSIYHLFYADERGTPGTDLTFFEIPNAGRTYKGTNSITLTALRVKSDDSLTYWKERFEHLGVDHDEISHHTGRATLSFRDVEGQRLVLVSDENNKGVQGGKPWDKSPVPVEHGIVGLGPITLTVAHAESTARFLTDILGFRETRSFPSYAKEQDTNIRVFESGEGGTGGEVHLEERSDLPNERPGRGSVHHLAFRVEDREELTKWVERLTESRVANSGFVERYYFGSLYFREPNGILFELATDGPGFESDEDFETLGEKLALPPFFEGQRESIEKKLKPLDTKE, from the coding sequence ATGAGTTTAAGACCATTAAAAGGCAACCATCATGTTTCTGCCATAACAGCTAATATAAAAGAAAACTATAATTTTTATACAAAAACACTTGGTTTACGTTTAGTAAAAAAAACGATCAACCAAGATGATACTTCTATTTATCATTTATTTTATGCAGATGAAAGAGGAACTCCAGGGACAGATTTGACTTTTTTTGAAATCCCTAATGCTGGAAGAACTTACAAAGGAACCAATAGTATTACCTTAACAGCGTTACGTGTTAAGAGTGATGATTCCTTAACCTACTGGAAAGAGAGGTTTGAACATTTAGGTGTAGATCATGATGAAATCTCTCATCATACTGGAAGAGCGACATTAAGCTTTCGTGATGTTGAGGGTCAACGACTGGTTCTTGTATCAGATGAAAATAATAAGGGCGTTCAAGGTGGGAAGCCGTGGGATAAGAGTCCAGTACCAGTCGAGCATGGCATTGTTGGGTTAGGTCCTATTACTTTAACTGTAGCACATGCTGAATCCACTGCAAGATTTTTAACAGATATTTTAGGCTTTCGTGAAACTCGAAGCTTTCCTTCCTATGCAAAGGAGCAGGATACAAATATTCGCGTTTTCGAATCAGGTGAAGGAGGTACTGGTGGAGAGGTTCACCTAGAAGAACGGAGCGATCTTCCAAATGAGAGACCAGGAAGAGGAAGTGTTCATCACTTGGCTTTCCGTGTTGAAGATCGAGAAGAATTAACCAAATGGGTGGAGAGGTTGACTGAGAGCAGAGTGGCGAACTCTGGATTCGTTGAGCGATACTATTTTGGCTCCTTATACTTCCGTGAACCGAATGGGATTTTGTTCGAACTTGCAACTGATGGACCCGGATTTGAATCAGATGAGGACTTTGAGACTCTAGGTGAAAAGTTAGCTTTACCACCATTTTTTGAAGGTCAAAGGGAATCTATTGAGAAGAAATTAAAGCCACTTGATACTAAGGAATAA
- a CDS encoding carboxymuconolactone decarboxylase family protein yields the protein MKTRFIMGDVDPEAYKVMFGLEGYVSHSSIDKKMLELIKIRASQINGCAFCIDMHTRDARKNGESEERIYALNAWRETDFYTDKERAVLALTESITLVSEKHVPDDVYDGVKNLYSEKEISELIMSIITINAWNRIAIATRMMPMKNEQ from the coding sequence ATGAAGACAAGATTTATTATGGGAGACGTTGATCCAGAAGCATATAAAGTTATGTTCGGCTTAGAAGGGTATGTATCTCATTCCTCAATTGACAAAAAAATGTTAGAGCTTATTAAAATCCGTGCGTCACAAATTAACGGTTGTGCTTTTTGTATTGATATGCATACGAGAGATGCTAGGAAAAATGGAGAATCAGAAGAAAGAATATATGCCTTAAACGCATGGCGAGAAACGGATTTTTATACTGACAAGGAAAGAGCGGTGTTAGCACTAACCGAATCTATTACATTAGTATCAGAAAAACACGTACCTGATGATGTTTATGATGGAGTGAAGAATCTCTATTCAGAAAAGGAAATTTCAGAACTAATTATGTCCATTATTACAATAAATGCATGGAATCGAATCGCTATTGCTACACGTATGATGCCGATGAAAAATGAACAGTAA
- a CDS encoding ABC transporter ATP-binding protein: MIEVNNVIKKYGRKRVLKDVSFTAKKGEVTCLIGINGVGKTTIMKSIMGLMPIDSGEILIDGERLHKGSYEKITFIPDSITMLPHMKIHEAFTFMADFYDCWNQQRATELLQFFKLNEADRISDLSKGNTAKMNLLLGLAMDVEYILMDEPFSGIDVFSREEIANVFTSELIKDRGVIITTHEINDIDHLIDKVVLLENGEVLKEFDTEEVRKSHGKSIIDVMREVYIV, translated from the coding sequence ATGATTGAAGTGAATAATGTCATAAAAAAATATGGTAGAAAGCGTGTATTAAAAGATGTGTCTTTTACTGCTAAAAAAGGGGAGGTTACTTGTTTAATTGGTATTAATGGTGTAGGTAAAACTACGATTATGAAATCCATTATGGGATTAATGCCTATAGATAGTGGTGAAATCCTCATTGATGGTGAAAGGCTCCATAAAGGGAGCTATGAGAAAATCACCTTTATTCCAGATTCAATAACGATGTTACCACATATGAAAATACATGAAGCCTTTACATTCATGGCTGACTTTTACGATTGTTGGAATCAACAACGTGCCACAGAGCTGCTTCAATTCTTTAAATTAAATGAAGCTGACAGAATCTCAGATTTATCGAAAGGAAATACAGCAAAAATGAATCTTCTACTAGGATTAGCGATGGATGTAGAGTATATCCTAATGGATGAGCCTTTTTCAGGTATTGATGTGTTTAGCCGTGAAGAAATTGCAAATGTGTTTACTAGTGAATTAATAAAAGATCGTGGCGTCATCATCACCACACATGAAATAAACGATATTGATCATTTAATAGATAAAGTTGTTTTACTAGAAAATGGAGAAGTTTTAAAAGAGTTCGATACAGAAGAAGTCAGAAAGAGCCATGGGAAATCAATCATCGATGTGATGAGAGAGGTGTATATAGTATGA
- a CDS encoding aldo/keto reductase, with the protein MKYRPLGNTGIRVSEVGFGSWQLGNRKDWGGMNDDQAIKLVHEAINQGCNFFDTAPNYGLGKSEELLGKALVSKRDQVIINTKFGHHSNNTQNFDVSLLRQSLEGSLKRLNTDYVDSILLHNPPFQFLNGESPHYELLERLKEEGKIRAYGASVDSSVELFELLESTNSQVIEVMYNIFHQEPAKAFQLAKDKGVGLIIKVPLDSGWLSGKYNAHSTFEGVRSRWSKEQIETRAKLLSKLRYLINDGSTMVQTALRYILACQEVSTVIPGTKNIQQLYENNSATEKAMSIDMVKQIQRFWEKELQNQPLPW; encoded by the coding sequence ATGAAATATAGACCATTAGGTAATACAGGTATTCGTGTATCGGAAGTTGGGTTTGGCTCATGGCAACTTGGAAATAGGAAGGATTGGGGAGGAATGAATGATGACCAAGCCATTAAGCTAGTTCATGAAGCTATTAATCAAGGCTGTAATTTCTTTGATACGGCACCTAACTATGGATTAGGAAAAAGTGAAGAGCTGTTAGGAAAAGCATTAGTTAGTAAAAGAGACCAAGTGATTATTAATACAAAATTTGGCCATCATTCGAACAATACTCAAAATTTTGATGTGAGCTTATTACGTCAATCACTCGAAGGAAGCTTAAAACGTCTAAATACTGATTACGTCGATTCGATATTATTGCATAATCCTCCGTTTCAATTTCTTAATGGAGAAAGTCCTCATTATGAATTACTAGAGCGTTTAAAAGAAGAAGGAAAAATTCGTGCATATGGTGCTTCGGTTGATTCAAGTGTTGAATTATTCGAATTACTAGAAAGCACAAATAGTCAAGTGATTGAAGTCATGTATAACATCTTCCATCAGGAGCCTGCTAAAGCATTTCAATTAGCAAAAGATAAGGGTGTTGGCCTTATTATTAAAGTCCCGCTAGATTCTGGTTGGCTTTCTGGTAAATATAATGCACATAGTACATTTGAAGGTGTGCGTAGTCGTTGGTCGAAAGAACAAATTGAAACAAGAGCAAAATTATTGTCTAAGCTACGTTATCTTATAAACGATGGGTCAACGATGGTGCAAACTGCTTTACGGTATATTTTAGCTTGTCAGGAAGTCTCGACGGTTATTCCAGGAACGAAAAATATTCAACAGCTATATGAAAATAATTCAGCTACAGAAAAGGCAATGTCAATAGATATGGTCAAACAAATACAACGGTTTTGGGAAAAGGAATTGCAAAATCAGCCGTTACCATGGTAG
- a CDS encoding GNAT family N-acetyltransferase, which produces MDLWRNKEFSICTNNEYLNLDIIHRYLSEEAYWSKGIPMENIIKSIANSSLCFGVYKGEVGTEGCAQVGFARVISDFSSFAYLCDVFILPDFQKLGLAKWLLDIVNNHPELTNVRRFMLATKDAHSLYTKYGFEHINNPEFFMQKVRKPSYQQ; this is translated from the coding sequence ATGGATTTGTGGCGAAATAAAGAGTTTTCTATATGTACGAATAACGAGTACTTAAATTTAGATATTATTCATCGTTATTTGAGTGAAGAAGCATACTGGTCAAAAGGGATACCGATGGAGAACATCATAAAATCTATAGCAAATAGTTCGTTATGCTTTGGGGTATATAAAGGGGAAGTAGGAACAGAGGGGTGTGCACAAGTTGGCTTTGCAAGAGTAATTTCAGACTTCTCATCTTTTGCTTACCTTTGCGATGTATTCATATTACCGGATTTTCAAAAATTAGGTTTAGCAAAATGGTTATTGGACATTGTTAACAATCATCCCGAACTTACAAATGTTCGAAGATTTATGCTTGCGACGAAAGATGCTCATTCGTTATATACGAAATACGGTTTTGAGCATATTAATAATCCAGAATTCTTCATGCAAAAGGTTCGTAAACCTTCGTATCAACAATAA
- a CDS encoding Rrf2 family transcriptional regulator, whose protein sequence is MQYSVGVEYALHSLVYLCSTSNIGPIGIKDLAKIQGLSETYLSKIFTKLVKADIITSSTGVKGGYVLTQRPENITFWDVVRAIEGEKPLFQCRRIVDKNMFNEPCSEGECSSDIPCRINLTMLEAENKMRDYLKSKTLLWLKDTLDQELPAETIEKTAEWFDEHIKP, encoded by the coding sequence ATGCAATACAGCGTAGGTGTTGAGTACGCGCTTCATAGCTTAGTTTATTTATGTTCCACTTCAAATATTGGACCCATAGGAATTAAAGATTTAGCAAAAATACAAGGGCTATCAGAAACATATTTATCCAAAATTTTTACGAAATTAGTAAAAGCTGATATTATTACTTCAAGTACAGGCGTGAAAGGTGGATATGTATTAACGCAACGACCTGAAAATATTACTTTTTGGGATGTAGTAAGGGCAATTGAGGGAGAGAAGCCATTATTTCAATGCAGGAGAATAGTTGACAAAAATATGTTTAACGAGCCATGTAGCGAAGGCGAATGTTCTTCAGACATACCTTGTCGAATAAATCTAACGATGTTAGAAGCTGAAAATAAAATGCGGGATTATTTAAAAAGTAAAACTCTTTTATGGTTAAAAGATACATTGGATCAAGAATTACCAGCTGAAACGATTGAAAAAACAGCAGAATGGTTTGATGAGCATATCAAACCTTAA
- a CDS encoding enoyl-CoA hydratase/isomerase family protein → MNTTSVTVQKGEGFTTLLIDHGEVNLLSNDLIVELQQVISELNKDEHNKVVIFRSNNKHFFSAHLDVLVINRKEEGITGTENFMQLIEDVKNMRAITIAIVDGAARGGGNELVMACDIVYGTENAVFAQPELSTNIPPGGQGSVQAARRLGRTRALEFLLTSADMDAPTAERFGLITRHIPSDSIEEMLQQVVPPLTFLDHRNIDMIKDIVDLALKDEQAAIDLERKMFIERAGEDKTQYLIGKVLKHGAQTSREIHISELLADVAADVMQDLAQMNQGSQ, encoded by the coding sequence TTGAATACAACAAGTGTAACCGTGCAGAAGGGTGAGGGCTTTACAACTTTGCTCATAGATCATGGTGAAGTGAATTTACTTTCAAATGATCTAATTGTTGAATTGCAACAAGTAATAAGTGAATTAAATAAGGATGAGCATAATAAAGTGGTCATCTTCCGTTCAAACAATAAACATTTCTTCAGTGCTCACTTAGATGTGCTTGTTATAAATCGTAAAGAAGAAGGTATAACAGGAACTGAAAATTTTATGCAATTAATTGAGGACGTGAAGAACATGCGCGCAATTACGATTGCAATAGTTGACGGTGCAGCACGAGGTGGTGGAAATGAACTTGTTATGGCTTGCGATATAGTATATGGAACTGAAAATGCAGTGTTCGCTCAACCCGAGTTAAGTACAAACATACCTCCAGGTGGACAAGGAAGTGTACAAGCTGCACGACGATTAGGCCGTACAAGAGCTTTAGAATTCCTCTTGACGAGTGCAGATATGGATGCTCCTACTGCCGAGCGCTTTGGTCTGATTACACGTCACATTCCATCGGATTCTATTGAAGAAATGCTACAGCAAGTTGTACCTCCATTAACTTTCCTTGATCATCGCAATATAGACATGATAAAGGATATTGTTGATTTAGCACTTAAAGATGAACAAGCAGCCATCGACCTTGAACGCAAAATGTTTATCGAACGTGCTGGTGAAGATAAAACACAATATTTGATAGGCAAAGTATTAAAACATGGCGCACAAACATCTCGAGAAATTCACATTTCAGAGCTATTGGCTGATGTTGCAGCTGACGTTATGCAGGATTTAGCCCAAATGAATCAAGGAAGCCAATAA